One window from the genome of Diospyros lotus cultivar Yz01 chromosome 11, ASM1463336v1, whole genome shotgun sequence encodes:
- the LOC127812621 gene encoding zinc finger A20 and AN1 domain-containing stress-associated protein 1-like isoform X2: MGSDGKSDGTGFEPSEPKPCANECGFFGTAATMNLCSKCYRNLRVKEEQAAAAKAAMDKLQAIQNKTLVEGVRPDSRAGSSSVVAVKESPVAVTVEPTSGAGAANRCSSCRKKVGVLGFKCRCGATFCGEHRYPEMHRCCFDFKAAGRDTIAKANPVVKSDKIERL, from the coding sequence ATGGGTTCTGATGGGAAAAGCGATGGCACGGGGTTTGAGCCATCGGAGCCGAAGCCGTGCGCCAACGAGTGTGGCTTCTTCGGCACGGCGGCGACGATGAACCTATGCTCGAAATGCTACAGAAACCTCCGCGTGAAGGAAGAGCAAGCCGCCGCAGCCAAGGCCGCCATGGACAAGCTGCAGGCGATCCAGAACAAGACGCTTGTTGAAGGAGTTCGCCCCGATTCCCGTGCCGGGTCATCGTCGGTGGTAGCTGTGAAAGAATCCCCGGTGGCCGTGACGGTGGAACCGACTTCCGGAGCTGGGGCGGCGAACCGGTGTTCGAGCTGCCGGAAAAAGGTGGGCGTGCTGGGATTCAAGTGCCGGTGCGGAGCCACGTTTTGCGGGGAGCACAGATACCCGGAGATGCACCGATGCTGCTTCGATTTCAAGGCGGCGGGTCGGGACACCATCGCCAAGGCAAACCCGGTGGTGAAGTCCGATAAGATCGAGCGGCTGTGA
- the LOC127812621 gene encoding zinc finger A20 and AN1 domain-containing stress-associated protein 1-like isoform X1, protein MKRREKERDRDMGSDGKSDGTGFEPSEPKPCANECGFFGTAATMNLCSKCYRNLRVKEEQAAAAKAAMDKLQAIQNKTLVEGVRPDSRAGSSSVVAVKESPVAVTVEPTSGAGAANRCSSCRKKVGVLGFKCRCGATFCGEHRYPEMHRCCFDFKAAGRDTIAKANPVVKSDKIERL, encoded by the exons ATGAAAAG aagagaaaaggagagagaCAGAGATATGGGTTCTGATGGGAAAAGCGATGGCACGGGGTTTGAGCCATCGGAGCCGAAGCCGTGCGCCAACGAGTGTGGCTTCTTCGGCACGGCGGCGACGATGAACCTATGCTCGAAATGCTACAGAAACCTCCGCGTGAAGGAAGAGCAAGCCGCCGCAGCCAAGGCCGCCATGGACAAGCTGCAGGCGATCCAGAACAAGACGCTTGTTGAAGGAGTTCGCCCCGATTCCCGTGCCGGGTCATCGTCGGTGGTAGCTGTGAAAGAATCCCCGGTGGCCGTGACGGTGGAACCGACTTCCGGAGCTGGGGCGGCGAACCGGTGTTCGAGCTGCCGGAAAAAGGTGGGCGTGCTGGGATTCAAGTGCCGGTGCGGAGCCACGTTTTGCGGGGAGCACAGATACCCGGAGATGCACCGATGCTGCTTCGATTTCAAGGCGGCGGGTCGGGACACCATCGCCAAGGCAAACCCGGTGGTGAAGTCCGATAAGATCGAGCGGCTGTGA